One Sagittula stellata E-37 genomic window carries:
- a CDS encoding GGDEF domain-containing protein: MPTRIVLTVRIAGMALATSMLAFGLLDRMFHFLDGLYPAGSVQHTSALTYVAIALAIVASSLQRPLRHTGRSEALIWAVIILICLTGLVLLGPTDAELWNGSTWNNAASLLLLSTGQLLRRTRPTAGLVCTLLALFTPAVALNGFTHGDPAFFGSMALPTAIALLALAVVNATRFARHRSIRLMLVDNPAGQLVRQQIVIWTLLAVFLPLVARLLPLVNLSHDTIFPTLYTAQMGLILLGIMHFGIRFVSLLDNARRLERALVRDVETDSLTGAATRRAARAWFEDRIWRSHVAVILVDLDHFKNVNDTYGHAVGDAVLQTAARAMQEEMRMTDMVTRWGGEEFAVMFPLNNPVALRARAEVLRVRIAEATRSTDGLPVVTASLGCTIVEKGVGRSLIEAVSVADHAMYRAKEQGRNRVVLCDGLEPQPGPTGHEPQLSDVTLARLRTA; the protein is encoded by the coding sequence GTGCCGACGCGCATCGTGTTGACCGTCCGGATCGCCGGGATGGCGTTGGCGACGTCAATGCTGGCGTTCGGGCTGCTCGACCGGATGTTCCACTTTCTCGACGGTCTGTATCCTGCTGGGTCGGTGCAACACACGAGCGCTCTGACCTACGTCGCCATTGCCCTGGCCATCGTCGCCTCCTCGTTGCAGCGGCCGTTGCGGCACACCGGCCGCTCCGAAGCGCTGATATGGGCGGTTATCATTCTGATCTGCCTGACCGGTCTGGTTCTGCTCGGCCCGACCGATGCGGAGTTGTGGAACGGGTCGACCTGGAACAACGCCGCCAGTCTGCTTCTGCTGAGCACGGGGCAATTGTTGCGCCGAACACGGCCGACGGCTGGGCTGGTCTGCACTTTGCTGGCGTTGTTTACCCCGGCGGTGGCGCTGAACGGCTTCACGCACGGCGATCCGGCCTTTTTCGGAAGCATGGCGCTGCCCACGGCCATCGCTTTGCTGGCTCTTGCCGTGGTCAACGCGACCCGTTTTGCGCGACACAGATCAATACGCCTGATGCTGGTCGACAACCCTGCGGGCCAACTTGTCCGGCAGCAAATCGTAATCTGGACGTTGCTGGCGGTGTTCTTGCCGCTCGTTGCGCGGCTTCTGCCGCTGGTGAACCTGTCACACGACACAATTTTTCCGACCCTTTACACCGCGCAGATGGGCCTGATCCTGCTGGGCATCATGCATTTCGGAATCCGGTTCGTCAGTCTTCTAGACAATGCCAGGCGGCTGGAACGGGCTCTCGTCCGGGATGTGGAGACGGATTCCCTGACCGGTGCCGCCACGAGACGCGCGGCCCGGGCGTGGTTCGAGGACCGTATCTGGCGCTCGCATGTCGCTGTCATCCTGGTCGACCTCGACCACTTCAAGAACGTTAACGACACCTATGGCCACGCGGTGGGCGATGCGGTGCTCCAGACGGCGGCGCGCGCCATGCAGGAAGAGATGCGCATGACCGATATGGTCACGCGCTGGGGCGGCGAGGAATTCGCCGTCATGTTCCCGCTCAACAATCCGGTGGCCCTGCGCGCCCGTGCAGAGGTCCTGCGTGTCCGGATCGCCGAAGCCACCCGAAGCACCGATGGCCTGCCCGTGGTGACCGCTTCGCTGGGCTGCACCATCGTAGAAAAGGGCGTCGGACGGTCCCTCATCGAGGCGGTGTCCGTTGCCGACCACGCGATGTACCGTGCCAAGGAGCAGGGTCGCAACCGCGTGGTGCTTTGTGATGGGCTGGAGCCGCAGCCAGGACCGACAGGGCATGAACCACAGCTATCGGACGTGACGTTGGCCCGGCTCAGGACAGCTTGA
- a CDS encoding ATP-dependent DNA helicase, whose protein sequence is MNDASPIVYSPDQAEAHDRVSDLLRAAGVDLDNGLCLPAKESDARVMALMGKAGSGKTLLLSELVKALDAVGVETVSGDYESRRSRESRTLAVLAPTNKAASVLRMRGVPATTIHRIIYTPVYDPEYEKVAEWLMGNGDPPEIEELPEEALARAQASYEVHKSIPAALAAAGLRGSDFITGWKRREEPLDIGFVDEASMLDEKQFEDLQEIFPNLVLFGDPAQLAPVGQSGKMVFDGLKDSQKLELHRIHRQEADNPILDLAHALADPAIGFEDFERMVEDAARRDERVVFAQRVEVDLMARSPVLVWRNATRIRLINAFRHVHGAPETALLPGEPLVCDGIELPLKHRKKRLDLEARGLIKGAQVIYLGPGRKPGFSKLHVVGALEPQVSAASIVKIEKPDEEEPFIPYAASMGATFLHGAAVTIHKAQGSQWENVQVFAPDLYAAARMGRVEAGQPLWKRLAYVAITRAQSRLFWVVRNRLAKPSDGLRIDDLGGTPAPLTLEAQDPAAGA, encoded by the coding sequence ATGAATGATGCCAGCCCAATCGTATATTCCCCCGATCAGGCAGAGGCGCACGACCGCGTCAGCGACCTGTTGCGTGCGGCGGGCGTCGACCTCGACAACGGTCTGTGCCTGCCTGCCAAGGAAAGCGACGCCCGGGTCATGGCTTTGATGGGCAAGGCGGGGTCCGGCAAGACGCTGCTTTTGTCGGAACTGGTGAAGGCACTGGACGCCGTTGGGGTCGAGACGGTTTCCGGCGACTACGAAAGCCGCCGGTCGCGCGAATCGCGCACGCTGGCCGTGCTGGCACCGACGAACAAGGCGGCCTCCGTCCTCAGGATGCGGGGCGTGCCCGCCACGACCATCCACCGCATCATCTACACGCCGGTCTACGATCCGGAGTACGAGAAGGTCGCGGAATGGTTGATGGGCAACGGCGATCCCCCGGAAATCGAAGAGCTCCCGGAAGAAGCGCTGGCCCGCGCGCAGGCCTCGTACGAGGTGCACAAGTCGATTCCGGCGGCCTTGGCGGCGGCGGGCCTGCGCGGGTCCGACTTCATCACCGGGTGGAAACGCCGGGAAGAGCCGCTGGACATCGGATTCGTCGACGAAGCTTCGATGCTCGACGAAAAGCAGTTCGAGGACCTGCAGGAGATCTTTCCCAACCTCGTGTTGTTCGGCGATCCCGCGCAGCTCGCCCCGGTGGGGCAGTCCGGAAAGATGGTCTTCGACGGGTTGAAGGACAGCCAGAAGCTGGAGCTGCACCGCATCCACCGGCAGGAGGCCGACAACCCGATCCTCGACCTGGCGCATGCGCTGGCGGATCCGGCCATCGGTTTCGAGGATTTCGAACGGATGGTCGAAGACGCGGCCCGGCGCGACGAACGTGTGGTCTTTGCCCAGCGGGTCGAGGTCGACCTTATGGCGCGCTCCCCGGTGCTGGTCTGGCGCAACGCCACGCGCATCCGACTGATCAACGCTTTCCGGCATGTGCATGGTGCCCCGGAGACCGCCCTTCTGCCCGGAGAGCCGCTGGTCTGCGACGGGATCGAACTGCCCCTGAAGCACCGCAAGAAGCGGCTCGATCTCGAAGCGCGCGGGCTCATCAAGGGTGCGCAGGTGATTTACCTGGGCCCCGGCCGGAAGCCCGGTTTCTCCAAGCTGCATGTCGTGGGCGCGTTGGAGCCGCAGGTCTCGGCGGCCTCGATCGTCAAGATCGAGAAGCCGGACGAGGAAGAACCCTTCATCCCGTACGCCGCCAGCATGGGCGCGACGTTCCTGCACGGTGCCGCCGTGACGATCCACAAGGCGCAGGGCAGCCAGTGGGAGAACGTGCAGGTCTTTGCGCCCGACCTTTATGCCGCGGCCCGGATGGGGCGGGTGGAGGCGGGGCAGCCGCTGTGGAAACGGCTGGCCTACGTTGCGATTACGCGCGCGCAGTCACGGCTGTTCTGGGTCGTGCGCAACCGGCTGGCAAAGCCGTCCGACGGCCTCAGGATCGACGATCTCGGAGGTACGCCCGCGCCCCTGACGCTCGAAGCGCAGGATCCGGCTGCCGGTGCCTGA
- a CDS encoding acyl-homoserine-lactone synthase translates to MIRYIYGNDLHKFPKLARTMFLDRADQFKTRLGWAVDVDERGFERDAYDDENPLYVIWENKDGSHGGSMRLLPTVGGTMVNDHFIHLTDGVRIESPLIWECTRFCLSKAAGPGVAAALMLAGGEVMQEFGIQHYVGVFDARMVRIYNRIGSSPDILGQEGEGRAMIAVGLWEFTPEAQANVSRSAGISPDLSKRWFELSFGEIIDEAGLVAA, encoded by the coding sequence ATGATCCGCTACATTTACGGCAACGACCTGCACAAGTTTCCCAAACTCGCCCGCACAATGTTCCTCGACCGCGCCGACCAGTTCAAGACGCGCCTTGGCTGGGCCGTCGACGTCGACGAACGCGGTTTCGAGCGCGACGCATACGACGACGAGAATCCGCTTTACGTGATCTGGGAGAACAAGGACGGGTCGCACGGCGGTTCGATGCGGCTTCTGCCGACCGTGGGCGGGACAATGGTCAACGACCACTTCATTCACCTGACGGATGGCGTCCGCATCGAAAGCCCGCTGATCTGGGAATGCACCCGTTTCTGTCTTTCGAAGGCCGCCGGACCGGGCGTTGCGGCGGCCCTGATGCTGGCCGGTGGAGAGGTCATGCAGGAATTCGGCATCCAGCATTACGTGGGCGTGTTCGATGCGCGCATGGTACGCATCTACAATCGGATCGGATCGTCGCCGGACATCCTCGGCCAGGAAGGGGAAGGGCGCGCCATGATTGCCGTGGGCCTGTGGGAATTCACCCCGGAGGCACAGGCGAATGTCTCGCGCAGCGCAGGCATTTCGCCCGATCTTTCAAAGCGTTGGTTCGAGCTGTCCTTTGGCGAGATCATCGACGAGGCGGGCCTCGTCGCCGCCTGA
- a CDS encoding autoinducer binding domain-containing protein produces the protein MGFLRNAPRLDGLIERLESADGLEDLQLLIEELRDEYGVDHIVYHWVNSAGEQYGCGTYDLEWVNHYIEKGYLRIDPVIQGCYQRFHPVNWKRLDWSSKSARAFLEDAIGHGIGNQGYSIPIRGPNGQFALFTMSHSCNDDEWEAFTISNRRDLILVAHSFNSKALEFEPGRTPEPAQPLSPREIEAMTLLAIGYSRAQAADTLSISEHTLRVYVESARHKLGAMNTTHAVAQALSRGVIVI, from the coding sequence TTGGGCTTTCTGCGAAACGCGCCGCGTCTGGACGGGTTGATCGAACGTTTGGAGTCCGCTGACGGACTGGAAGATCTCCAGCTTCTGATCGAAGAACTGAGGGACGAATATGGTGTCGATCATATCGTCTATCACTGGGTCAACAGCGCCGGAGAACAATATGGCTGCGGCACCTACGATCTCGAATGGGTCAATCACTACATAGAGAAAGGCTATCTGAGGATCGATCCGGTCATTCAGGGATGTTACCAGCGTTTTCACCCGGTGAACTGGAAACGCCTCGACTGGTCTTCTAAATCCGCACGGGCTTTTCTCGAAGACGCGATTGGCCACGGCATCGGCAACCAGGGATATTCCATCCCGATCCGTGGCCCCAACGGCCAGTTCGCGCTGTTCACCATGTCCCACAGCTGCAACGACGATGAATGGGAGGCGTTCACCATCAGCAACCGCCGCGACCTGATCCTCGTCGCGCATTCCTTCAATTCCAAAGCTCTGGAGTTCGAGCCGGGCCGCACACCCGAACCCGCGCAGCCCCTAAGCCCAAGAGAGATCGAGGCGATGACCTTGCTGGCCATCGGCTACAGTCGGGCGCAGGCCGCCGACACGCTCTCTATCTCGGAACACACGCTGAGGGTCTATGTCGAAAGCGCCCGCCACAAACTCGGGGCGATGAACACAACTCACGCGGTCGCCCAGGCCCTCAGCCGGGGCGTGATCGTGATCTGA
- the ccrA gene encoding crotonyl-CoA carboxylase/reductase, with protein MALDQQTGIAQYDAPEKDLYEIGEMPPMGYVPKKMYAWNIRRERHGDPDKSFQVEVVDTWDIDSHEVLVLVMAAGVNYNGVWAGKGVPISPFDVHKQDYHIAGSDASGIVWKVGDKVKNWKVGDEVVIHCNQDDGDDEECNGGDPMFSPSQRIWGYETGDGSFAQFTRVQAQQLMPRPKHLTWEEAACYTLTLATAYRMLFGHHPHELKPGQNVLVWGASGGLGSYAIQLANTAGANAIGVISDESKRQFVMDQGAKGVINRKDFNCWGQLPTVNSPEYNEWLKEARKFGKAIWEITGKGVSVDMVFEHPGEATFPVSTLVVKKGGIVVICAGTSGFNCTFDVRYMWMHQKRLQGSHFANLKQAASANRLMIERRLDPCMSEVFPWDEIPAAHMKMMRNEHKPGNMAVLVQAPKTGLRTIEDCLDARK; from the coding sequence ATGGCACTGGATCAGCAGACTGGCATCGCTCAGTACGACGCGCCGGAAAAAGACCTCTACGAGATCGGCGAAATGCCCCCGATGGGCTACGTCCCTAAGAAGATGTACGCGTGGAACATCCGTCGCGAGCGTCATGGGGATCCCGACAAGTCATTCCAGGTCGAAGTCGTGGACACCTGGGACATCGACAGCCACGAGGTTCTGGTGCTCGTCATGGCGGCGGGCGTGAACTACAACGGCGTCTGGGCCGGGAAGGGCGTTCCGATCAGCCCGTTCGATGTTCACAAGCAGGACTACCACATCGCGGGATCCGACGCCTCGGGCATCGTTTGGAAAGTCGGCGACAAGGTGAAGAACTGGAAGGTGGGCGACGAGGTCGTGATCCACTGCAACCAGGACGATGGCGACGACGAGGAATGCAACGGCGGCGACCCGATGTTCTCTCCGTCCCAGCGGATCTGGGGCTACGAGACCGGCGACGGCTCCTTTGCGCAGTTCACTCGGGTGCAGGCCCAGCAGCTCATGCCGCGGCCCAAGCACCTGACATGGGAAGAGGCCGCCTGCTACACGCTGACTCTGGCAACCGCCTATCGGATGCTGTTCGGCCACCATCCTCATGAGCTAAAGCCCGGCCAGAACGTTCTGGTTTGGGGCGCGTCGGGCGGCCTGGGCTCTTACGCGATCCAGCTTGCCAACACGGCGGGCGCCAATGCGATCGGCGTGATCTCGGACGAAAGCAAGCGTCAGTTCGTGATGGACCAGGGCGCGAAGGGCGTGATCAACCGCAAGGATTTCAACTGCTGGGGCCAGCTTCCGACGGTCAATTCGCCGGAATACAACGAATGGCTTAAGGAAGCCCGCAAGTTCGGTAAGGCGATCTGGGAAATCACCGGCAAGGGCGTCAGCGTGGATATGGTCTTCGAGCATCCGGGCGAAGCGACTTTCCCGGTGTCGACGCTGGTGGTGAAGAAGGGTGGCATCGTGGTGATCTGCGCCGGCACCTCCGGTTTCAACTGCACCTTCGACGTGCGCTACATGTGGATGCACCAGAAGCGCTTGCAGGGATCGCATTTCGCAAACCTGAAGCAGGCGGCCTCTGCCAACCGCCTGATGATCGAGCGCCGCCTCGACCCCTGCATGTCCGAAGTCTTTCCGTGGGACGAGATCCCGGCCGCGCACATGAAAATGATGCGCAACGAGCACAAGCCCGGCAACATGGCCGTTCTCGTGCAGGCGCCGAAGACCGGTCTGCGGACGATCGAGGATTGCCTCGACGCGCGAAAGTAG
- a CDS encoding protein meaA, translated as MTETAKSDTPMSAPAPQADRPWLIRTYAGHSTAEASNALYRSNLAKGQTGLSVAFDLPTQTGYDSDHILSRGEVGKVGVPVCHLGDMRMLFRDIPLEQMNTSMTINATAPWLLALYIAVAEEQGADVSKLQGTVQNDLIKEYLSRGTYICPPKPSLKMIGDVAEYCYKHVPKWNPMNVCSYHLQEAGATPEQELSFALATAIAVLDELKGRIAPEDFPGVCGRISFFVNAGIRFVTEMCKMRAFVDLWDEILQERYGVEDPKMRRFRYGVQVNSLGLTEQQPENNVYRILIEMLAVTLSKRARARAVQLPAWNEALGLPRPWDQQWSMRMQQILAYETDLLEYGDLFDGNPAVDAKVEALKEGARAELANIDSMGGAISAIEYMKGRLVDSNAERLNRIEREETIVVGVNRWQQTEPSPLMGEDGGIMTVDPAVEEDQKARLAEWRDGRDAEAVKAALSELRTAAQKGENVVPASIECAKAGVTTGEWAGEMRAVHGEFRGPTGVSRAVSNKTEGLDDLRAMVDAVSDRLGRRMRFLVGKPGLDGHSNGAEQIAFRARDCGMEIDYEGIRLTPEQIVTAAQQGAHVVGLSILSGSHIPLVEDVMHRLRAAGLGELPVIIGGIIPEEDAVRLKAMGVARVYTPKDFALNTIMKDIVTLVDPQSVAAE; from the coding sequence ATGACCGAGACCGCCAAAAGCGACACCCCTATGAGCGCGCCCGCTCCCCAAGCCGACCGTCCCTGGCTGATCCGCACATATGCCGGACACTCCACCGCCGAGGCGTCGAATGCGCTTTATCGCTCCAACCTCGCGAAGGGGCAGACCGGTCTTTCGGTGGCTTTCGACCTGCCTACCCAGACCGGCTACGACAGCGATCACATCCTGTCCCGAGGCGAAGTGGGCAAGGTCGGCGTTCCGGTCTGCCACCTCGGCGACATGCGCATGCTGTTCCGGGACATCCCGCTGGAACAAATGAACACTTCCATGACGATCAATGCGACGGCGCCTTGGCTTCTTGCACTGTATATCGCGGTGGCAGAGGAACAGGGGGCCGATGTCTCAAAGCTTCAGGGGACCGTCCAGAACGATCTCATCAAGGAGTATCTCTCGCGCGGCACCTACATCTGTCCGCCAAAGCCGTCGCTCAAGATGATCGGCGACGTGGCTGAATACTGCTACAAGCATGTCCCGAAGTGGAACCCGATGAACGTCTGCTCCTACCACCTGCAGGAAGCGGGCGCGACGCCAGAGCAGGAACTGTCCTTCGCCCTGGCGACGGCCATCGCGGTCCTGGACGAACTGAAAGGCAGGATCGCACCCGAGGATTTTCCGGGCGTCTGCGGGCGGATCTCGTTCTTCGTGAACGCCGGCATCCGCTTTGTCACCGAGATGTGCAAGATGCGCGCCTTTGTCGACCTGTGGGACGAGATTCTGCAGGAGCGGTACGGCGTCGAGGATCCCAAGATGCGCCGCTTCCGCTACGGCGTGCAGGTGAACTCCCTCGGGCTGACGGAGCAGCAGCCAGAGAACAACGTTTATCGCATCCTGATCGAGATGCTGGCGGTAACGCTGTCTAAACGCGCCCGCGCGCGCGCCGTCCAATTGCCCGCATGGAACGAGGCGCTCGGGCTGCCGCGCCCCTGGGACCAACAGTGGTCCATGCGAATGCAGCAGATCCTCGCGTATGAAACCGATCTGCTGGAGTACGGCGACCTGTTCGACGGCAACCCGGCGGTGGATGCGAAGGTCGAGGCATTGAAGGAAGGTGCCCGGGCGGAACTTGCAAACATCGATTCGATGGGCGGTGCGATCAGTGCGATCGAGTACATGAAGGGGCGCCTTGTCGATTCAAACGCCGAGCGCCTAAACCGGATCGAGCGCGAAGAAACGATTGTCGTCGGCGTGAACCGCTGGCAGCAGACAGAGCCGTCGCCATTGATGGGTGAGGACGGTGGCATCATGACCGTCGATCCCGCGGTGGAGGAAGACCAGAAGGCGCGCCTTGCGGAATGGCGCGACGGACGGGATGCGGAGGCCGTGAAGGCCGCACTGTCCGAGCTCAGGACTGCGGCGCAGAAGGGTGAGAACGTCGTCCCGGCCTCGATCGAATGTGCGAAGGCCGGCGTGACCACCGGTGAATGGGCGGGCGAAATGCGGGCTGTCCACGGAGAGTTCCGCGGCCCGACCGGCGTCTCGCGTGCCGTGTCCAACAAGACCGAAGGCCTGGACGACTTGCGCGCGATGGTGGACGCGGTCTCGGATCGCCTGGGCCGCCGGATGCGCTTCCTTGTCGGCAAGCCCGGCCTCGATGGTCATTCTAACGGCGCCGAGCAGATCGCTTTTCGGGCGCGCGACTGCGGAATGGAGATCGACTACGAAGGCATTCGCCTGACCCCTGAACAGATCGTTACAGCAGCACAACAGGGCGCCCACGTCGTCGGCCTGTCGATCCTTTCGGGGTCGCATATCCCGCTCGTGGAGGACGTAATGCACCGCCTGAGAGCCGCCGGTCTTGGCGAATTGCCCGTGATCATCGGCGGCATCATTCCCGAAGAGGATGCCGTCCGTCTCAAGGCGATGGGGGTTGCCCGCGTCTATACGCCGAAGGATTTCGCACTCAACACGATCATGAAAGACATCGTGACCCTGGTGGACCCGCAGTCGGTCGCGGCGGAGTGA
- a CDS encoding H-NS family nucleoid-associated regulatory protein, with amino-acid sequence MNVDLESLSRDELQKLVADAQKALRTVDARRMAEAKRAAEQAAKEYGFSLEDVMTAGPKGSKSAPKYANPADPSQTWTGRGRKPNWLIEALDEGKSLEDMAL; translated from the coding sequence ATGAATGTTGATCTTGAGTCTCTTTCCCGTGACGAGTTACAAAAATTGGTTGCCGACGCGCAAAAGGCGCTGAGGACCGTTGATGCACGCCGCATGGCGGAGGCCAAGCGCGCCGCCGAACAGGCTGCAAAGGAATACGGCTTCTCGCTTGAAGATGTGATGACTGCCGGGCCGAAAGGCTCCAAAAGCGCTCCGAAATACGCGAACCCCGCAGATCCTTCGCAGACCTGGACGGGCCGCGGGCGCAAGCCGAACTGGCTGATCGAAGCGCTGGATGAAGGCAAGTCTTTGGAAGACATGGCGCTTTGA
- the deoD gene encoding purine-nucleoside phosphorylase, which translates to MTIHIGAAPGEIAETVLMPGDPLRAEWAAQTFLENAKCVNRVRGMLGYTGTWKGQRVTIQGSGMGMPSLSIYANELIRDYGAKTLIRIGSCGAMQNSVKIRDVIVAMTASTLSTPSRGIFRELNFAPCADFGLLEKAVTAARGKDCGVHVGGIYSSDVFYDERPDLNEQMVRHGILGVEMEAAELYTLAARHGVRALAVLTVSDHLLTHEALPSEDRERSFGDMVEIALEAAFS; encoded by the coding sequence ATGACAATCCACATCGGAGCAGCGCCGGGCGAGATCGCGGAAACGGTCTTGATGCCCGGCGATCCGCTTCGCGCCGAATGGGCCGCGCAGACCTTTCTTGAAAATGCCAAGTGCGTGAATCGCGTACGCGGCATGCTAGGGTACACTGGCACGTGGAAGGGTCAGCGCGTTACGATACAAGGCTCGGGCATGGGAATGCCCAGCCTTTCGATCTACGCGAACGAATTGATTCGAGACTATGGGGCGAAGACTCTGATCCGCATCGGTTCCTGCGGGGCGATGCAGAATAGCGTCAAAATCCGAGATGTGATCGTCGCGATGACGGCGTCCACTCTTTCGACGCCGTCGCGCGGCATCTTTCGAGAATTGAATTTCGCACCTTGCGCGGATTTCGGCCTACTGGAAAAAGCCGTTACCGCTGCACGCGGCAAAGATTGTGGCGTGCATGTCGGCGGGATCTATTCTTCGGATGTTTTCTACGACGAACGGCCGGATCTGAATGAGCAGATGGTCCGTCACGGCATACTCGGTGTCGAAATGGAAGCGGCAGAGCTCTACACGCTTGCGGCCCGACACGGTGTGCGGGCTTTGGCGGTTCTGACTGTGTCCGATCACCTTCTGACCCATGAAGCGTTGCCCTCCGAGGATCGAGAGCGCAGTTTTGGCGACATGGTCGAAATCGCGCTGGAAGCCGCGTTTTCCTGA
- a CDS encoding urea carboxylase-associated family protein → MMNTPIDAEDRRAVPPVICYPTETLPHPDLALYRKALGSAQVTHRVTAPPRDACTFEVPAGHFFRITCTEAPQVGDLNLWNANDLSERFFSGKTRALHGTHVSTGDRLWSALPHLRPMATIVEDTLDWYGIDSFGGSVHDVIGTRCDPYTHALLSGGAYHHCCHSNLTRALANARNLDLIEAERHVHDVLNVFMCTGFTHDTGQYFMKASPVRPGDFLTFFAEIDLLGALSACPGGDCGSEHSSDTARCAPLGVEILSPDETSLNGWAAPAPNGYDRSHGR, encoded by the coding sequence ATGATGAACACGCCCATTGATGCAGAGGATCGCCGCGCCGTCCCGCCAGTCATCTGTTATCCGACAGAGACGCTGCCACACCCCGACCTTGCGCTCTATCGAAAGGCTTTGGGATCCGCCCAGGTGACGCATCGTGTCACCGCTCCCCCGCGTGACGCTTGCACCTTCGAGGTGCCCGCCGGCCATTTCTTCCGCATCACCTGCACCGAAGCCCCGCAGGTCGGCGACCTGAACCTGTGGAACGCCAACGATCTGTCGGAACGCTTCTTCTCTGGCAAGACGCGGGCGCTGCATGGAACGCACGTCTCGACGGGTGACCGGCTCTGGTCTGCGCTGCCTCACCTGCGGCCGATGGCGACCATCGTCGAGGACACATTGGACTGGTACGGCATCGACAGCTTTGGCGGATCGGTCCATGACGTGATCGGCACGCGGTGCGATCCCTACACCCATGCGCTGCTGTCCGGCGGCGCATATCACCATTGCTGCCATTCCAATCTGACTCGCGCTTTGGCCAACGCCCGTAATTTGGACCTGATTGAAGCTGAACGGCATGTGCATGACGTCCTGAACGTCTTCATGTGTACGGGGTTCACCCACGATACCGGACAGTATTTCATGAAGGCCTCCCCTGTGCGCCCCGGGGATTTTCTGACCTTCTTCGCAGAAATCGACTTGCTTGGCGCGCTCAGCGCTTGTCCTGGAGGGGATTGCGGATCGGAGCACAGTTCGGACACGGCACGCTGTGCGCCTCTGGGGGTCGAGATCCTGTCGCCTGACGAAACCAGTCTTAACGGATGGGCTGCGCCTGCGCCAAACGGATATGATCGCAGCCACGGGCGGTGA